The window TATTAATCTAACTTCAAATTCTTCAGGCGTTTCTGACGCTACCATCTGTGTATATCGCTCCCGttgttttgttaacctggcttcaTATTCTTCAGGCGTTTCAGACGCTATCATCTGTGTGTATCGCTCCCGTTGTTTTGTTAACCTGTCTTCATATTCTTCAGGCGTTTCTGACGCTATCATCTGTGTGTATCGCTCACGTTgctttgttaacctggcttcaTATTCTTCAGGCGTTTCTGGCGCCGTCATTTGTGTATATCGCTGACGTTGCTTTTTTAACCTGGCCTCATATTGCTCAGGTGTTTTTGACGCTAATTGTTCCCGTCGTTTCTGTAATCGACTATTTCTATCACCTTCACTTTCTTTAGCTCGCTTTGCTTTATACTTTTCTTTCGCTTTTTGAAGCCTTCGTTTACGTTGTGTTGcagtttctgttttatttgtgtttttattttttatattttttttaccattttgttcCCACGAGTAATGGACATTTAAACGGTCGACCCCCCAGAGTCCAATAAAGGGGCTAGGCTATGTACAACAAGATGCGCCTGAGTCTTGAGGGGAAAACGCTAACGACATATCATTTTTATCCACCCTAATGCACTACAGTTCTCGGCCGCGTTTTAACCTTTCACCTTAACTTGGGTGGTGTACCGCTAACGACGTATCATTTTTAGCCACCCTAACGCCACTCAGTCCTCAACACGATACAAAATCTTGACTTGGGTGGTGGATTCAGGCTGGATTAATAAGATACCTAAATTACAGattcaatttctaaatttaaatcttattattatacgcCATTTGGTGGCTGCGCCCATTTTAAATATTGAGGTTGTATAGTGCACTGTATTcttcaagcccttttatttgataccaatattggtgggattgataaaaaattgttatcagcCATTTgatagcggcggccatcttagatttcaattttgcatagtaaattgtattctacttgttgagacctttcatttaatacccatgttgatgggattgataaaacctaagttatccgccattttgtagaggccgccatcttggattttaattttatatagtacaTTGTATTATACTGGTTgagcactttcatttgatacccatattgatggaatcgataaaacctacgttatccgccattttgtagcggccgccatcttgtatttcaattttttatagtatattgtattctgcttgttgagccctttcatttgatacccatattgatgggattgataaaacctacgttatccgccattttgtagcggcggccatcttgaatttataa of the Pararge aegeria chromosome 10, ilParAegt1.1, whole genome shotgun sequence genome contains:
- the LOC120627018 gene encoding uncharacterized protein C05D11.13-like; the encoded protein is MTAPETPEEYEARLTKQRERYTQMIASETPEEYEDRLTKQRERYTQMIASETPEEYEARLTKQRERYTQMVASETPEEFEVRLIQSSQRQRQQLGSETPEHRDTWLNKQRERTQQCRANNLLAFENAINTICLHVCDICTKRCYPNQVRK